A window from Purpureocillium takamizusanense chromosome 3, complete sequence encodes these proteins:
- a CDS encoding uncharacterized protein (EggNog:ENOG503NUJM~COG:L) produces the protein MIGPQRRKNMQQLFVTLNTEALREEQRRTLWAIFVVDRCVTGLLLDGSDL, from the coding sequence ATGATTGGCCCGCAAAGACGAAAGAACATGCAGCAGCTCTTCGTCACCCTCAAcaccgaggcgctgcgcgaggaaCAGCGGCGTACGTTGTGGGCCATTTTTGTCGTCGACCGGTGCGTGACTGGCCTGCTACTCGACGGTAGCGATCTCTAA
- a CDS encoding uncharacterized protein (COG:S~TransMembrane:1 (o436-456i)~EggNog:ENOG503P3IK) codes for MGGGNVYPQLDRQQHLLGNPSPLPYTEHIASNHVPVDGNSGLQQGSGMAEVALCEPQPCHTIQCDQQPDHALHIDHLKVEQMADDADDNDYADYMLAKQLSGTPLPLPPDTEDRTYKTKKQRSSFEDAQRKETADTRFRKACLRCRVQKVRCKNDPKNPEADCVACQSFSKTSKKTIHRVSCYRGKLTDTVLYRKGGLNLTDRWNGTAMKDVGDRVNPQDVRTIHFTIDICKQPITVQVVRFSARPGDVTARYWFVRERGLAEDVRKKKDLEPYCLSNIWDTANYFETYIVDNAIPSMLQANLPSQHPYGIGRLASQDVIKRTYVAAVEYYASLEDQVDTTSGKAANSEKKLLGNLFILWFATRHTAGSAYICGQETLGMKPELKDDTYPLYGKVSLPRMILAQFDSINHTKLLSKYGRKVLQDLEQFLFRNNGRWWWTIYLCVFILLHEASFISADRYRHARNNLGAKFRYSIPKFVEELQEGCNNILTHWHYYNCRGWPNPNEPWDRHQSFLAELSSTQYDLVMETMADPRIQRQLDVWKRYKLENGHVERPESQVTAAQTLYVGTQAQFDWDHPFYWISQIFEEDWAAHPTYQREYVC; via the exons atgggcggcggcaacgttTATCCGCAGCTGGACCGGCAACAACACCTGTTGGGCAATCCGTCACCATTGCCATATACGGAACACATAGCGTCGAACCATGTGCCTGTGGATGGCAACAGCGGCCTCCAGCAAGGATCAGGAATGGCTGAAGTAGCGTTGTGCGAGCCTCAGCCATGCCACACAATTCAGTGCGATCAACAACCTGACCACGCCTTGCACATAGACCACTTGAAAGTGGAGCAGATGGCGGATGATGCAGATGACAACGATTACGCGGATTACATGCTGGCCAAGCAACTGTCGGGTACCCCCCttccgctgccgccagacACCGAAGATAGGACATACAAGACCAAGAAACAGCGTTCCTCCTTCGAGGACGCCCAGCGCAAGGAAACGGCAGATACACGGTTCAGGAAGGCTTGCCTACGATGCCGGGTCCAGAAAGTCAGA TGCAAGAACGATCCCAAAAACCCCGAAGCGGATTGCGTGGCATGCCAGTCGTTTTCGAAAACGTCAAAGAAGACGATTCATCGCGTGTCGTGCTACCGAGGAAAGTTGACAGATACAGTGCTGTACCGCAAGGGTGGACTCAATCTAACAGACCGCTGGAACGGCACGGCAATGAAGGACGTTGGTGACCGCGTCAACCCTCAGGACGTTCGCACGATTCACTTCACGATCGATATATGCAAGCAACCAATTACCGTCCAGGTAGTGCGATTCAGCGCCAGACCCGGTGATGTGACGGCTCGATACTGGTTCGTACGGGAAAGGGGCCTTGCCGAAGATGTCAGGAAAAAGAAGGACCTTGAGCCCTACTGCTTGTCTAACATATGGGACACGGCGAATTATTTTGAAACTTACATCGTCGACAACGCAATCCCATCCATGCTCCAAGCGAACCTGCCCTCGCAACACCCGTACGGTATTGGCCGTCTTGCCTCGCAGGACGTGATCAAGCGAACCTATGTTGCAGCAGTTGAGTACTATGCTAGTCTTGAG GACCAGGTAGACACGACGTCAGGGAAGGCAGCTAATTCAGAGAAGAAGCTTCTTGGTAACCTTTTCATCCTCTGGTTCGCCACAA GACACACGGCCGGTAGTGCCTATATCTGCGGCCAAGAAACCCTCGGGATGAAGCCTGAACTGAAGGACGACACATATCCGCTCTACGGCAAAGTATCCCTGCCGCGCATGATCCTCGCCCAATTCGACAGCATCAACCACACCAAGCTGCTTTCCAAGTACGGACGCAAAGTGCTTCAGGATCTCGAGCAATTCTTGTTCCGTAACAACgggcgttggtggtggacCATCTACCTCTGCGTCTTCATACTGCTCCACGAGGCGAGCTTCATCAGCGCGGACCGGTATCGCCATGCGCGGAACAACCTTGGCGCCAAGTTCCGATATTCCATCCCCAAgttcgtcgaggagctgcaaGAGGGCTGCAACAACATTCTCACGCACTGGCATTACTACAACTGCAGAGGTTGGCCCAACCCCAACGAGCCGTGGGACCGACATCAAAGCTTCCTCGCCGAACTATCGTCAACGCAGTATGACCTGGTCATGGAGACCATGGCGGACCCGCGCATTCAGCGACAGCTCGATGTGTGGAAGCGCTACAAGCTTGAGAATGGCCACG TCGAGCGCCCCGAGTCGCAAGTCACGGCAGCTCAGACGCTGTATGTGGGCACGCAGGCCCAGTTTGACTGGGATCACCCTTTCTACTGGATCTCGCAGATTTTTGAGGAGGACTGGGCGGCTCATCCGACCTACCAGCGCGAGTATGTGTGCtag
- a CDS encoding Phosphoinositide 5-phosphatase (COG:U~TransMembrane:1 (o833-850i)~EggNog:ENOG503NYNY) translates to MTNRSSPPSEHSIDSEPVDLGSTPQSLARAVHARRAEYVRPHKVRVKIGTWNIAACPGTDKDLASWLVAGGGLDKSFARMDLSRNTAVEHRRLKSTDGDADSVHLVGGNEIGLYVLGLQEVVDLSLTRDYVNRTVYTDNSPMDRWQGAIEAALPPGYQRIAAEQMTGLLLLIYASPEIAPTITNVSTKQVGTGVLGYFGNKGAVTTRIVLGETTRMVFVNCHLASGAGASYLDRRCWDVGQILSKTQFDPVVHSGVAEDDGEKIGDEDFAFWLGDLNFRLDGLPGEDIRRLLTLHTRGEYDLTSDKPSAPLDGEGVIVMKKNTDSDDEDDTTIPPSVHSAEQSFDSETSLPDPDDFPEDPSQDPTSLQATLDSLLPHDQLRRVIAQRKAFEDGWREGPITFLPSYKYDVGTVGLFDSSEKRRSPSWCDRILYRTRRDKMIHDKRIADEKAAKQKDEEMKSRGLEEDDDVLFSYNPDTDADDQAGGKPGLDYDEYDEAADSQDQAGEVVTKEGFVDRISQDIYTSHQRITSSDHKPIISVFTLEYDAVVPELKAKLHAEVARELDRAENEGRPGVTLVVEGNKDNDNAVDFGQVAFLERKTAVVMIANTSGVPATFSFVETPTTEESDCACLSWLKTFFIRPDEAMYDRLGRTVTLEPGETVLAHIEAQVSTIFHLRSLNDRQDKIEDVLVLRVEDGRDHFIPVRGMWLPTCFGRSIDELIRVPDGGIRKFVSDMGIKGTIPYDSDVHCSAPKELFKLTEAIQTLAERCVADEAMLEDLKLPQDPGWPLDASTWSAGLMEQDAIKAGIVAALDTDTSIFEAMPVELSSAHKLELLSAVLLLFLASLVDGLVPPHLWAKLSTCLPSLTSLPEAAWPDVKNQVLDVLSTAPNHNIAFVFLTSTVSRIASELSPATSADPSRSLSRRLSFRKSDDDGTRRRRVREKRYAEIMGPLAFRGNEKDRGMKEKERIVIEMFLRREADG, encoded by the coding sequence ATGACGAACCGGTCGAGTCCGCCGTCGGAGCACTCCATCGACTCCGAGCCGGTGGACCTGGGGTCGACACCCCAATCTCTTGCGCGCGCCGTCCACGCCAGAAGAGCCGAGTATGTCCGCCCGCACAAGGTGCGAGTCAAGATTGGCACATGGAACATCGCTGCCTGCCCCGGCACGGATAAGGACctggcgagctggctggTTGCTGGCGGTGGCCTCGACAAGAGCTTCGCGCGGATGGACCTGTCGCGCAACACGGCGGTCGAGCACAGAAGGTTGAAGTCGACAGACGGGGACGCAGACTCGGTGCATTTGGTCGGTGGCAACGAAATCGGCCTCTACGTTCTGGGACTGCAGGAGGTCGTGGATCTTAGCCTTACGAGGGACTACGTGAACCGCACCGTCTACACGGACAATTCGCCCATGGACCGCTGGCAGGGCGCAATCGAAGCAGCCTTGCCCCCCGGCTACCAGAGaatcgccgccgagcagaTGACTGGgctgctcctcctcatcTACGCTTCTCCCGAAATCGCGCCCACGATTACCAATGTCAGCACGAAGCAGGTGGGGACTGGAGTGCTGGGTTATTTTGGAAACAAAGGCGCCGTCACCACGAGAATCGTCCTTGGCGAGACGACACGAATGGTTTTTGTCAACTGCCACCTGGCGAGTGGTGCGGGCGCATCATATCTCGACCGTCGATGCTGGGACGTGGGACAGATCCTTTCCAAGACCCAGTTCGACCCGGTGGTGCACTCCGGCGTGgcggaagacgacggcgaaaAGATAGGCGACGAAGACTTTGCCTTTTGGCTTGGGGACCTCAATTTTCGTCTGGACGGGCTGCCGGGTGAAGATATCAGGAGGCTGCTGACGCTACATACTCGAGGCGAGTATGACTTGACCAGCGACAAGCCATCCGCGCCGCTggacggcgaaggcgtcATAGTCATGAAGAAGAATACGGACagtgatgacgaggacgataCCACGATACCCCCATCCGTCCACTCGGCGGAACAGAGCTTTGACTCGGAGACATCACTCCCTGACCCCGACGACTTCCCCGAGGACCCAAGCCAGGACCCGACATCATTGCAGGCAACGCTTGACTCTCTGCTGCCACACGATCAGCTCCGACGGGTCATTGCGCAACGCAAGGCTTTCGAAGACGGGTGGCGAGAGGGCCCCATTACATTTCTCCCTTCCTACAAGTACGATGTCGGGACTGTTGGCCTGTTTGACTCTAGTGAAAAGCGACGCTCTCCTAGCTGGTGCGATCGCATCCTGTATCGCACTCGCAGGGACAAAATGATTCATGACAAGCGTATCGCGGACGAAAAGGCGGCTAAGCAGAAAGACGAAGAGATGAAGTCACGGGGACtggaggaagacgatgacgttCTGTTTAGTTACAATCCAGACacagacgccgacgaccaggCTGGTGGAAAACCAGGCCTAGACTATGACGAGTACGACGAGGCAGCTGACAGCCAAGATCAAGCTGGCGAAGTCGTGACAAAGGAGGGCTTCGTGGATCGCATCAGCCAAGACATCTACACGTCACACCAGCGCATAACATCCTCCGATCACAAGCCCATAATATCAGTGTTCACGCTGGAGTACGACGCTGTGGTACCAGAATTGAAGGCCAAGTTGCACGCAGAAGTGGCACGTGAACTTGACAGGGCGGAAAACGAGGGCCGACCCGGGGTCACGCTGGTTGTTGAAGGCAACAAAGATAACGACAATGCTGTCGACTTTGGCCAAGTCGCATTCTTGGAGCGCAAAACAGCCGTTGTGATGATTGCCAACACGAGCGGCGTGCCGGCGACCTTCTCCTTTGTGGAGACGCCCACAACGGAGGAAAGCGACTGCGCATGCCTGTCTTGGCTGAAAACCTTCTTCATTCGGCCAGATGAGGCCATGTACGACAGGCTGGGACGCACAGTAACATTGGAACCAGGAGAGACGGTCCTTGCACACATAGAAGCCCAGGTGTCAACCATCTTCCACCTCAGGTCTCTCAATGACAGGCAAGACAAGATTGAGGACGTGCTAGTGCTTCGAGTTGAGGACGGTCGTGACCATTTCATACCCGTCCGTGGCATGTGGCTTCCTACCTGCTTCGGGCGATCCATCGATGAGCTGATCCGTGTCCCGGATGGAGGCATCAGGAAGTTTGTGTCTGACATGGGTATCAAGGGTACCATACCATACGATTCGGATGTCCATTGCTCGGCGCCCAAGGAGCTTTTCAAATTGACGGAAGCTATCCAAACCCTGGCAGAGCGgtgcgtcgccgacgaggccatgctTGAGGACCTGAAGCTGCCACAGGACCCAGGGTGGCCCCTTGACGCATCGACATGGTCCGCCGGATTGATGGAGCAGGACGCAATCAAGGCCGGGATCGTGGCGGCCCTGGATACGGATACATCCATCTTCGAAGCGATGCCGGTAGAGCTTTCGTCGGCGCACAAGTTGGAGTTGCTGTCAGCAGTGCTTCTTCTCTTCCTGGCttcgctcgtcgacgggcttgtGCCGCCTCATCTTTGGGCCAAGCTCTCGACATGCCTCCCCAGCCTTACATCACTGCCAGAGGCAGCTTGGCCTGACGTCAAGAACCAGGTGCTGGACGTGTTATCGACGGCTCCAAACCACAATATCGCCTTCGTCTTCCTCACCTCGACAGTGTCGCGAATCGCGTCCGAGCTCAGCCCCGCCACGTCTGCCGACCCCTCACGGAGCTTGAGCCGCCGTCTCAGCTTTCGCAAaagtgacgacgacggtacGAGACGAAGACGGGTCCGCGAAAAGCGATATGCAGAGATCATGGGCCCACTGGCCTTTCGAGGAAACGAAAAAGACCGCGGTATGAAAGAAAAggagcgcatcgtcatcgaaATGTTTCTCAGACGAGAAGCTGACGGCTAG
- a CDS encoding uncharacterized protein (EggNog:ENOG503P3GW~COG:A~COG:K) has protein sequence MSRATPRKARHARHPSNLIPAVSDYESDAAAMQASYAPPPPRTNTELNLSVLQRYLPSIQGILSIAANAVIYTFDSSSESWDKSGIEGTLFVCAQNPAPEDASHRPRACVFVLNRRGLDNLVVDLARVSHVEIAGELVILRVVGDWEEGDKVLGIWIHNDKDETREINGAMIQESWRAVQAVGASEQGQEVGPAMQAIGRRLSLSDLFGKQNGAAAGH, from the coding sequence ATGAGCCGAGCGACACCGCGCAAGGCGCGTCACGCTCGCCATCCCTCCAACCTCATCCCCGCCGTCTCCGACTACGagtccgacgccgccgccatgcaggcctcgtacgcgccgccgccgccgcggaccaACACGGAGCTCAACTTGTCCGTCCTGCAGCGCTACCTGCCCTCCATCCAAGGCATCctcagcatcgccgccaacgccgtcatCTACACCTTCGACAGCAGCTCCGAGAGCTGGGACAAGTCGGGCATCGAGGGAACCCTCTTCGTCTGCGCGCAGAACCCTGCGCCCGAAGACGCCAGTCAccggccgcgcgcctgcgtcttcgtcctcaaccgccgcgggctcgaTAACCTCGTCGTGGACCTCGCCAGGGTCAGTCACGTCGAGATCGCGGGCGAACTGGTCATTCTTCGGGTCGTGGGCGActgggaggagggcgacaagGTGCTCGGTATCTGGATACATaacgacaaggacgagacGCGAGAGATCAACGGCGCCATGATCCAAGAAAGCTGGAGGGCTGTGCAAGCAGTCGGTGCGTCCGAACAGGGTCAAGAGGTGGGCCCGGCCATGCAAGCCATAGGGAGGCGGCTGTCGCTCAGCGATCTGTTTGGAAAGCAAAATGGTGCAGCCGCAGGACACTGA
- the hob3 gene encoding BAR adaptor protein Hob3 (COG:U~EggNog:ENOG503NV9C) — translation MSWAGFKKNVNRATTQVMMKTGHVEKTNDRDYELEERRFRTMEAASLRLQKEAKGYLDSLRAMTASQMRIAETIDAFYGDSGARDGVSRSYKQAVEDLDAETIKALDGPYRTTVLDPITRFCAYFPDVNECIKKRSHKLLDYDALRAKVKRLVEKPDKDATKLPRTEKELEMAKAAYEQLNEQLHSELPQLIDLRVPYLDPTFEALVKIQLRFCAEAYSRMAQVQQYLDADTRDQYAEGHLDARVEQVLQEIRELSISGTV, via the exons ATGTCGTGGGCGG GGTTCAAGAAAAATGTGAaccgcgcgacgacgcaggtgatgatgaagacgg GGCACGTCGAAAAGACAAACGACCGAGACTATGAACTGGAGGAGAG ACGGTTCCGAACAATGGAGGCGGCATCGCTGCGACTACAAAAAGAGGCAAAGGGCTATCTAGACTCGCTCAGAG CAATGACGGCATCGCAAATGAGAATAGCCGAGACGATAGACGCCTTCTACGGCGACTCAGGTGCCCGAGATGGTGTGAGCCGGAGCTACAAGCAagccgtcgaggacctcgacgctGAGACCATCAAGGCCCTCGATGGGCCCTACCGGACGACTGTCCTCGACCCCATCACGCGCTTCTGCGCCTATTTCCCCGACGTCAATGAATGCATCAAGAAACGTTCGCACAAGCTGCTTGACTACGACGCCCTGCGGGCAAAGGTCAAGCGCCTCGTTGAGAAGCCCGACAAGGACGCCACCAAGCTGCCCCGCACGGAGAAGGAGCTCGagatggccaaggccgcctaTGAGCAGCTCAACGAGCAGCTGCACTCGGAGCTACCGCAGCTGATCGACCTGCGCGTGCCCTACCTCGACCCGACCTTTGAGGCTCTCGTCAAGATTCAGCTGAGGTTTTGCGCCGAGGCGTACTCGCGCATGGCGCAGGTACAGCAgtacctcgacgccgacaccagGGATCAGTATGCCGAGGGCCACCTCGACGCAAGGGTGGAGCAGGTTCTTCAGGAGATCCGCGAGTTGAGCATCAGCGGCACGGTGTAA
- the hob3 gene encoding BAR adaptor protein Hob3, variant 2 (COG:U~EggNog:ENOG503NV9C), with protein MEAASLRLQKEAKGYLDSLRAMTASQMRIAETIDAFYGDSGARDGVSRSYKQAVEDLDAETIKALDGPYRTTVLDPITRFCAYFPDVNECIKKRSHKLLDYDALRAKVKRLVEKPDKDATKLPRTEKELEMAKAAYEQLNEQLHSELPQLIDLRVPYLDPTFEALVKIQLRFCAEAYSRMAQVQQYLDADTRDQYAEGHLDARVEQVLQEIRELSISGTV; from the exons ATGGAGGCGGCATCGCTGCGACTACAAAAAGAGGCAAAGGGCTATCTAGACTCGCTCAGAG CAATGACGGCATCGCAAATGAGAATAGCCGAGACGATAGACGCCTTCTACGGCGACTCAGGTGCCCGAGATGGTGTGAGCCGGAGCTACAAGCAagccgtcgaggacctcgacgctGAGACCATCAAGGCCCTCGATGGGCCCTACCGGACGACTGTCCTCGACCCCATCACGCGCTTCTGCGCCTATTTCCCCGACGTCAATGAATGCATCAAGAAACGTTCGCACAAGCTGCTTGACTACGACGCCCTGCGGGCAAAGGTCAAGCGCCTCGTTGAGAAGCCCGACAAGGACGCCACCAAGCTGCCCCGCACGGAGAAGGAGCTCGagatggccaaggccgcctaTGAGCAGCTCAACGAGCAGCTGCACTCGGAGCTACCGCAGCTGATCGACCTGCGCGTGCCCTACCTCGACCCGACCTTTGAGGCTCTCGTCAAGATTCAGCTGAGGTTTTGCGCCGAGGCGTACTCGCGCATGGCGCAGGTACAGCAgtacctcgacgccgacaccagGGATCAGTATGCCGAGGGCCACCTCGACGCAAGGGTGGAGCAGGTTCTTCAGGAGATCCGCGAGTTGAGCATCAGCGGCACGGTGTAA
- a CDS encoding Aminoacyl-tRNA hydrolase (COG:J~EggNog:ENOG503P4AK), producing the protein MFNPRFLVVSLGNPLPKYESLHSAGHFALSGLAKVLRQPAFSEVTLGSHKCLVSRGPKYTLVQSPTLMNVSGPFVARVWQEMARQTDPASLSLVIVHDELEKDLGVVRLTAWDRSPRGHNGIKSVKKSLSQDKYPQSPFARIAVGIGRPEARDAETVSKYVLAKVSSDQRTALEESAPLDVARRLVELEAEWRAQVDG; encoded by the coding sequence ATGTTCAACCCGCGGTTCCTGGTCGTCAGTCTGGGAAATCCGCTCCCGAAATACGAAAGCCTGCACTCGGCTGGACACTTTGCCCTGAGTGGCCTCGCCAAGGTTCTCCGGCAGCCGGCCTTCAGCGAGGTGACCCTGGGCAGCCACAAATGCCTGGTCTCTCGGGGGCCAAAATACACACTCGTTCAGTCGCCGACACTGATGAATGTCTCGGGGCCGTTTGTGGCGCGAGTGTGGCAGGAAATGGCCAGGCAAACAGATCCGGCCTCATTGAGCCTTGTCATTGTTCACGACGAGTTGGAAAAGGATTTGGGCGTCGTGCGGCTCACGGCATGGGATCGCAGCCCCCGAGGTCACAACGGGATCAAAAGCGTCAAGAAATCTCTCTCTCAGGACAAATATCCGCAGTCGCCTTTCGCGCGTATCGCTGTGGGTATCGGGAGGCCCGAGGCCAGAGATGCGGAAACCGTCAGCAAGTACGTCCTGGCCAAGGTCTCATCAGACCAAAGAACAGCCCTGGAGGAGTCGGCGCCATTGGACGTGGCGAGGCGGCTTGtcgagctggaggcggaaTGGAGGGCCCAGGTTGACGGCTGA
- the AMT1 gene encoding ammonium transporter Amt1 (EggNog:ENOG503NVB7~TransMembrane:11 (o34-55i67-85o118-141i153-173o185-206i227-244o256-276i288-305o311-328i340-366o386-410i)~COG:P): protein MTATATYNGTEGTADEGYSSGVHDLNIFYDTGHLAFLTISAVLVLLMIPGVGLFYSGLARRKSALQLVLLSMLSVAVIGFQWFFWGYSLTFSRTGNAFLGDLTQFGLMKTIGEPNGSAALPDILFCLYQGMFASITPALAIGAVADRGRILPAIVFMFVWSTVVYDPIAYWTWNANGWLFKLPAYDFAGGGPVHIASGSCALAYSLMLGKRAGYSHNAGLPYRPHSVTNVVLGTVFLWVGWFGFNGGSALAMNIRAVMACYVTNLAASCGGITWALLDYRLERKWSTIGFCSGAIAGLVAITPAAGFVTPWGAFIIGVVGAICCNFATKLKFLIGVDDALDIFAVHGIGGMVGNILTGIFGTSTIAGLDGAEYAPIGWIQHNWIQLGYQLAGICAAFSWSFVLTCVILFLMNLVPGLSLRVSADDEDVGIDDCQLGEFAYDYVELRRHVADTAGGHASDRVASSSSSTAGEKGAVPTVV, encoded by the exons atgacggccacggccacttACAATGGCACCGAGGGGACCGCGGACGAGGGCTACTCGTCTGGAGTCCACGACCTCAACATCTTCTACGAC ACGGGCCACCTCGCCTTCCTTACCATCTCCGCCGTGCTCGTGCTACTCATGATCCCGGGCGTGGGTCTCTTCTAcagcggcctcgcgcgccgcaAGTCGGCTTTGCAGCTAGTTCTTCTTTCGATGCTCTCCGTAGCCGTCATCGGTTTCCAGTGGTTCTTCTGGGGCTACTCCCTCACATTTTCGCGCACCGGCAACGccttcctcggcgacctgACGCAGTTTGGCCTCATGAAGACAATTGGCGAGCCAAACGGCTCGGCCGCTCTGCCCGACATTCTCTTTTGTCTTTACCAGGGCATGTTCGCCTCGATTAC GCCCGCCCtggccatcggcgccgtggcaGACCGCGGCCGCATCCTgcccgccatcgtcttcatgTTCGTCTGGTCAACGGTCGTCTACGATCCCATCGCGTACTGGACTTGGAACGCCAACGGCTGGCTCTTCAAGCTTCCGGCCTACGACTtcgccggcggtggccccGTGCACATCGCCTCGGGCTCGTGCGCGCTGGCCTACAGCCTCATGCTCGGCAAGCGCGCCGGCTACTCACACAACGCCGGCCTGCCGTACCGCCCGCACAGCGTCACAaacgtcgtcctcggcaccGTCTTCCTCTGGGTCGGCTGGTTCGGCTTCAATGGCGGctccgccctcgccatgaacatccgcgccgtcatggcctgCTATGTCACCAACCTGGCCGCCTCgtgcggcggcatcacctGGGCCCTGCTCGACTaccgcctcgagcgcaagTGGAGCACCATCGGCTTTTGctccggcgccatcgccggcctcgtcgccatcacccccgccgccggcttcgtcaCCCCCTGGGGCGCCttcatcatcggcgtcgtcggcgctaTATGCTGCAACTTCGCCACCAAGCTCAAGTTCctcatcggcgtcgacgacgccctcgacatcTTTGCCGTCCACGGCATCGGCGGGATGGTTGGCAACATCCTGACGGGCATCTTCGGCAC ctccaccatcgccggccttgacggcgccgagtaCGCCCCCATCGGCTGGATCCAGCATAACTGGATCCAGCTCGGCTACCAACTCGCCGGCATCTGCGCTGCCTTTAGCTGGTCCTTTGTCCTCACCTGCgtcatcctcttcctcatGAACCTCGTGCCCGGCCTGTCCCTCCGCGTCtccgcagacgacgaggacgtcggcatcgacgactgTCAGCTCGGCGAGTTCGCATACGACTacgtcgagctgcgccgccacgtcgcaGACACTGCTGGGGGCCATGCCTCGGACCGCGTCGCCTcttcgagcagcagcactgcgGGCGAGAAGGGTGCCGTGCCGACGGTGGTCTAA